The following are encoded in a window of Arthrobacter sp. OAP107 genomic DNA:
- a CDS encoding FHA domain-containing protein: MVGGEQNHTHGDYGTGAGRASETTSINLTPVREEPTIVPKLSPEERSAVEALPSGSALLVAHSGPNSGARFLLDSDVTTAGRHPDADIFLDDVTVSRRHVEFRRTPRSFEVVDTGSLNGTYVNHDRVDSVELRSGNEVQIGKFRLTFYLSPARAAGRV, from the coding sequence ATGGTTGGCGGCGAACAGAACCACACCCACGGCGATTACGGCACAGGTGCGGGCAGGGCTTCGGAAACCACCTCGATCAACCTCACTCCGGTTCGTGAAGAGCCCACGATCGTACCCAAGCTCTCTCCGGAGGAACGCTCTGCCGTTGAGGCACTGCCCTCCGGCTCCGCCCTGCTCGTGGCCCACAGCGGGCCGAACTCGGGTGCCCGCTTCCTCCTTGACTCCGATGTCACCACGGCCGGGCGGCACCCGGACGCCGACATTTTCCTCGACGACGTGACGGTCTCCCGCCGCCACGTCGAGTTCCGCCGCACGCCGCGGAGCTTCGAGGTGGTGGACACCGGAAGCCTGAACGGCACCTACGTCAACCATGACCGCGTGGACAGCGTGGAACTGAGGTCCGGAAACGAAGTCCAGATTGGCAAGTTCCGCCTCACCTTCTACCTGAGCCCTGCCCGCGCAGCAGGACGCGTCTGA
- a CDS encoding lysophospholipid acyltransferase family protein, which translates to MGWSRPVGRFLNNNVYRTSVTGRSNVPPAGPVIFAGNHISFLDGPVMFGASPRPMHILVKKEMFKGFLGRILRASGQLPVDRAGDRSVLQLSKDLLDAGRCIGILPEGTRGSGTATGISNGVAWLALNSDAVVVPVAILGTRQGGEHLDSIPKPGRRLHVSFGQPLSLRRNPGETGRASMDRAATEIRDTLAAHVRNTVRLSGLSLPSADHPHQRSTAVAGQPADHH; encoded by the coding sequence ATGGGGTGGAGCCGGCCCGTCGGCCGGTTCCTGAACAACAATGTCTACCGCACCTCCGTCACCGGCCGCTCCAACGTTCCGCCCGCTGGCCCGGTGATTTTCGCAGGAAACCACATCAGCTTCCTCGACGGGCCCGTCATGTTCGGCGCCTCGCCCCGGCCCATGCACATCCTCGTAAAAAAGGAGATGTTCAAGGGCTTCCTCGGCCGCATCCTGAGGGCGTCGGGCCAGCTTCCGGTTGACAGGGCAGGGGACCGATCGGTCCTGCAGCTCAGCAAGGACCTGCTCGACGCCGGCCGCTGCATCGGGATTTTGCCCGAGGGAACCCGCGGGAGCGGCACCGCAACGGGCATCAGCAACGGGGTGGCATGGCTCGCCCTGAACTCCGATGCCGTCGTGGTGCCGGTGGCCATCCTGGGCACACGGCAGGGCGGCGAACACCTGGACAGCATCCCCAAACCCGGCCGCCGGCTGCACGTCAGCTTTGGCCAACCCCTTTCACTCCGCCGGAATCCGGGTGAAACGGGGCGTGCTTCAATGGACAGGGCGGCCACGGAAATCCGCGACACCCTGGCCGCGCACGTCCGGAACACCGTCCGGCTCAGCGGGCTGTCATTGCCCTCAGCGGATCATCCGCACCAACGTTCCACCGCAGTAGCCGGACAGCCGGCAGACCACCATTAA
- a CDS encoding ParA family protein — MQVVSISSLKGGVGKTSVTTGLASAALAAGIPTLVVDLDPHADATTALGVQPSDKLDIGRMLKNPRKANIAGNVVPSGWISRMVVNGSGPAVLDVAVGSAYTGIYDRPDLGKRDLRRLSAVLAGTNTYELILVDCPPSLNGLTRMAWSASTKVALVAEPGLFSVAGTERTMRAIQLFRQEFAPNLSPAGIVANRVRSGSSEHAFRLAEMQAMFGDLLLAPHIPEQANWQQIQGAAHSVHHWPGDSAKAAAGLYDTLLENLMATTKTSRSRVAR; from the coding sequence GTGCAAGTAGTCAGCATCAGCAGCCTCAAGGGCGGTGTCGGCAAGACATCCGTTACAACCGGACTGGCGTCTGCGGCACTGGCCGCAGGTATCCCAACCCTCGTAGTTGACCTCGATCCCCATGCCGACGCCACCACAGCCCTCGGGGTGCAGCCCAGCGACAAGCTGGACATCGGCAGGATGCTGAAGAATCCGCGCAAGGCCAACATCGCCGGGAACGTGGTGCCCAGCGGCTGGATCAGCCGGATGGTCGTCAACGGTTCCGGTCCGGCGGTGCTCGATGTCGCCGTCGGGTCCGCCTACACCGGCATCTACGACCGGCCCGACCTCGGCAAGCGCGATCTGCGCAGGCTGTCCGCGGTGCTCGCCGGCACGAATACTTACGAGCTCATCCTGGTGGACTGCCCGCCGTCCCTGAACGGCCTCACGCGCATGGCCTGGTCCGCGAGCACCAAGGTGGCGCTGGTGGCCGAGCCCGGGCTCTTCTCCGTGGCCGGCACCGAACGCACCATGCGGGCCATCCAACTGTTCCGGCAGGAATTCGCGCCGAACCTCTCCCCCGCCGGCATTGTGGCCAACCGGGTGCGCTCCGGGTCCTCCGAGCACGCTTTCCGGCTCGCCGAGATGCAGGCCATGTTCGGCGACCTCCTGCTGGCCCCGCACATCCCGGAGCAGGCCAACTGGCAGCAGATCCAGGGTGCGGCGCACTCCGTCCACCACTGGCCCGGCGACTCCGCCAAGGCCGCAGCCGGGCTCTACGACACGCTGCTGGAAAACCTCATGGCCACCACTAAGACCAGCCGCAGCCGGGTAGCCCGCTAA
- a CDS encoding DNA-formamidopyrimidine glycosylase family protein, which translates to MPELPEVAALSTFLDTRLRGAVLEKLQVLSVAVLKTADPPYTALAGRTVTGVERFGKFVSLDADGLYFVFHLARAGWVRFTEKPSPDPLRPGKGPIAARLHFAGADGGKMGIDLTEAGTKKGLAVYVVRKPGDVPGIAELGPDPLIPAFSREMFAEILAGHPHQIKGVLRSQSVIAGIGNAYSDEILHAAKISPFAMANSLEPAKVGILYDAIHSVLGAAVAQAQGKAPADLKDAKRSGMNVHGRAGELCPVCGDTVREVSFADTALQYCPTCQTNGKILADRRTSRFLK; encoded by the coding sequence ATGCCGGAACTACCCGAGGTGGCCGCACTGAGCACGTTCCTCGACACGCGGCTGCGCGGCGCGGTGCTGGAGAAACTGCAGGTGCTGTCCGTGGCCGTACTCAAGACGGCCGACCCGCCCTACACGGCTCTCGCGGGCCGGACCGTCACCGGCGTGGAGCGGTTCGGGAAGTTCGTCAGCCTCGACGCCGACGGCCTCTATTTCGTCTTCCACCTCGCCAGGGCGGGCTGGGTCCGTTTCACCGAAAAACCCTCGCCGGATCCGCTCCGGCCCGGAAAGGGTCCCATCGCGGCCCGCCTGCACTTTGCCGGGGCGGACGGCGGGAAGATGGGCATCGACCTGACCGAGGCCGGCACCAAGAAGGGCCTGGCCGTCTACGTGGTGCGCAAGCCCGGCGACGTTCCCGGCATCGCCGAGCTGGGCCCGGATCCGCTGATCCCCGCGTTCAGCCGCGAGATGTTCGCCGAGATCCTGGCCGGGCACCCGCACCAGATCAAAGGTGTGCTGCGCAGCCAAAGTGTCATCGCCGGCATCGGAAACGCCTACAGCGACGAAATCCTGCACGCAGCGAAAATCTCCCCGTTCGCCATGGCCAATTCCCTGGAGCCGGCGAAGGTCGGGATCCTGTACGACGCCATCCACAGCGTTCTCGGAGCCGCCGTGGCCCAGGCCCAGGGGAAGGCACCGGCCGACCTCAAGGATGCGAAACGGAGCGGCATGAATGTGCATGGCCGCGCCGGTGAGCTGTGCCCGGTCTGCGGGGACACAGTCCGCGAGGTGTCCTTCGCAGACACCGCGCTGCAGTACTGCCCCACCTGCCAGACCAACGGAAAGATCCTGGCCGACCGCAGAACTTCACGTTTCCTCAAGTAG
- a CDS encoding pyruvate carboxylase, with protein MFSKILVANRGEIAIRAFRAGYELGAKTVAVFPNEDRNSIHRQKADEAYLIGEEGHPVRAYLDVDEVVRVAKESGADAIYPGYGFLSENPDLARAAKAAGITFVGPPAEVLELAGNKVAALEAARKAGVPVLKSSAPSKDLDELLAAADEIGFPIFAKAVAGGGGRGMRRVDTREALPEALQSAMREADAAFGDPTMFLEQAVLRPRHIEVQILADAEGNVMHLFERDCSIQRRHQKVIEIAPAPNLDEGIRQALYRDAVKFAKALNYVNAGTVEFLVDTVGERAGQHVFIEMNPRIQVEHTVTEEVTDVDLVQAQMRIAAGETLADLGLSQETVFLKGAALQSRITTEDPANGFRPDVGKITGYRSAGGAGVRLDGGTVYSGAEISPHFDSMLVKLTCRGRDYPAAVARARRALAEFRIRGVSTNISFLQAVLDDADFIAGNVATSFIDERPELLKARVSADRGTKLLTWLAEVTVNKPNGELPVHSDPADKLPSVKGIEARPGSRQRLLELGPEGFAKALREQTAVAVTDTTFRDAHQSLLATRVRTRDLLAAAPAVSTLLPDLLSVEAWGGATYDVALRFLGEDPWDRLAALRKALPNVCLQMLLRGRNTVGYTPYPEEVTEAFVNEAAATGIDIFRIFDALNDVSQMAPAIRAVRATGTAVAEVALCYTGDMLDPDETLYTLDYYLGLADRIVEAGAHILAIKDMAGLLRPAAAAKLVSALRERFDLPVHLHTHDTAGGQLATLLAAVDAGVDAVDVASASLAGTTSQPSASALVAALAHTERDTGLSLAAVSSLEPYWEAVRRVYAPFESGLPGPTGRVYQHEIPGGQLSNLRQQAIALGLGERFEAIEDMYTAADRILGHLVKVTPSSKVVGDLALHLVGLNADPADFNENPQNYDIPDSVIGFLSGELGDPPGGWPEPFRTKALQGRSIKVRDAELSAEDSAALRGDSKTRQQTLNRLLFAGPTKDYLKSRETYGNVSVLDTRDYLYGLQRGEEHVIQLEKGVRLIASLEAVSEPDEKGMRTVMCTLNGQSRPVSVRDKSVVSNVKTAEKADPSIPGHVAAPFAGAVTVTVKAGDTVNAGDTIATIEAMKMEASITTPVGGKVTRLAISAVEQVQGGDLLIVVE; from the coding sequence ATGTTTTCCAAGATTCTGGTGGCCAACCGCGGAGAAATCGCAATCCGTGCTTTCCGCGCTGGCTACGAACTGGGCGCCAAGACAGTCGCTGTGTTCCCCAATGAGGACCGTAACTCGATCCACCGCCAGAAGGCCGATGAGGCGTATCTGATTGGCGAAGAGGGACACCCCGTCCGCGCCTACCTGGACGTTGACGAGGTGGTTCGCGTTGCCAAGGAGTCCGGTGCGGACGCCATCTACCCCGGCTACGGCTTCCTCTCCGAGAACCCCGACCTCGCGCGTGCCGCCAAGGCCGCAGGGATCACCTTCGTGGGTCCGCCCGCGGAGGTCCTGGAACTCGCCGGCAACAAGGTGGCAGCTTTGGAGGCCGCCCGGAAGGCCGGCGTCCCTGTGCTGAAGTCGAGCGCGCCGTCGAAGGACCTCGACGAGCTCCTCGCCGCCGCGGATGAGATCGGTTTCCCCATCTTTGCCAAGGCCGTGGCAGGCGGCGGCGGGCGCGGCATGCGCCGCGTCGACACCCGCGAGGCCTTGCCGGAGGCTCTGCAGTCCGCCATGCGCGAAGCCGATGCGGCCTTCGGTGACCCCACCATGTTCCTTGAGCAGGCCGTGCTGCGTCCGCGCCACATCGAGGTCCAGATCCTGGCCGACGCCGAGGGCAACGTCATGCACCTCTTCGAGCGTGACTGTTCCATCCAGCGCCGCCACCAGAAGGTCATCGAGATCGCCCCGGCCCCCAACCTGGACGAAGGTATCCGCCAGGCCCTGTACCGGGATGCCGTGAAGTTCGCCAAGGCCCTGAACTACGTCAACGCCGGAACGGTCGAGTTCCTGGTGGACACCGTGGGCGAACGCGCCGGCCAGCACGTCTTCATCGAAATGAACCCCCGCATCCAGGTGGAGCACACCGTCACGGAAGAGGTCACCGACGTCGACCTCGTCCAGGCCCAGATGCGCATCGCCGCCGGCGAGACCCTGGCCGACCTGGGCCTGTCCCAGGAGACCGTCTTCCTCAAGGGCGCCGCGCTGCAGAGCCGCATCACCACCGAGGACCCGGCCAACGGCTTCCGGCCCGACGTCGGAAAGATCACCGGCTACCGCTCCGCCGGCGGTGCCGGCGTAAGGCTCGACGGCGGTACCGTCTACTCGGGTGCCGAGATCAGCCCGCACTTCGACTCGATGCTGGTGAAGCTCACCTGCCGCGGCCGGGACTACCCCGCCGCCGTTGCCAGGGCGCGCCGGGCACTGGCGGAATTCCGTATCCGCGGTGTCTCCACCAACATCTCCTTCCTGCAGGCCGTCCTTGACGACGCCGACTTCATCGCCGGCAACGTGGCCACGTCCTTCATCGACGAACGGCCCGAACTGCTGAAGGCGCGCGTCTCCGCCGACCGCGGCACCAAGCTGCTGACGTGGCTCGCGGAGGTCACCGTGAACAAGCCGAACGGCGAACTTCCGGTCCACAGCGACCCGGCGGACAAGCTCCCGTCAGTCAAGGGCATCGAAGCCCGCCCCGGCTCCCGCCAGCGACTGCTGGAACTCGGGCCGGAGGGCTTCGCCAAGGCGCTGCGCGAGCAGACGGCCGTGGCCGTCACGGACACCACTTTCCGCGACGCCCACCAGTCCCTGCTGGCCACCCGCGTCCGCACCAGGGACCTGCTGGCCGCCGCACCCGCGGTCTCCACCCTCCTGCCGGATCTGCTGTCCGTTGAGGCCTGGGGCGGCGCTACCTACGATGTCGCCCTGCGCTTCCTCGGCGAGGATCCCTGGGACCGGCTCGCCGCGCTCCGCAAGGCCCTGCCGAACGTCTGCCTGCAGATGCTGCTCCGCGGCCGGAACACCGTGGGCTACACCCCGTATCCCGAGGAAGTGACCGAGGCTTTCGTCAACGAGGCAGCGGCCACGGGCATCGACATCTTCCGCATCTTCGATGCGCTGAACGACGTCAGCCAGATGGCACCTGCCATTCGCGCCGTCCGGGCCACCGGCACCGCCGTCGCCGAGGTGGCACTGTGCTACACGGGCGACATGCTGGACCCGGACGAGACGCTCTACACGCTGGACTACTACCTGGGCCTCGCGGACAGGATCGTTGAAGCGGGCGCCCACATCCTCGCCATCAAGGACATGGCGGGCCTGCTGCGTCCGGCTGCCGCCGCGAAGCTCGTCTCGGCGCTGCGGGAACGCTTCGACCTTCCGGTTCACCTCCACACCCACGACACCGCCGGCGGCCAGCTCGCCACGCTGCTCGCGGCAGTCGATGCAGGCGTGGACGCCGTGGACGTCGCCTCGGCCTCCCTGGCCGGCACCACGAGCCAGCCGTCGGCGTCGGCCCTGGTTGCCGCCCTGGCCCACACGGAACGTGACACCGGGCTCAGCCTGGCCGCCGTCAGCTCCCTCGAACCGTACTGGGAAGCCGTGCGCAGGGTCTACGCTCCCTTCGAGTCGGGCCTGCCGGGCCCGACCGGCCGCGTCTACCAGCACGAAATCCCGGGCGGGCAGCTGTCCAACCTCCGCCAGCAGGCCATCGCGCTGGGCCTGGGCGAGCGCTTCGAGGCGATCGAGGACATGTACACCGCAGCCGACCGGATCCTTGGCCACCTGGTCAAGGTGACCCCGTCGTCCAAGGTGGTGGGCGACCTCGCCCTGCACCTCGTGGGCCTGAACGCAGACCCGGCCGACTTCAACGAGAACCCGCAGAACTACGACATCCCGGACTCCGTTATCGGCTTCCTGTCCGGTGAGCTGGGCGATCCTCCGGGAGGCTGGCCGGAACCGTTCCGCACCAAGGCCCTCCAGGGCCGCAGCATCAAGGTGCGCGATGCCGAGCTGAGTGCCGAGGACAGCGCCGCTCTCCGCGGTGACTCCAAGACCCGCCAGCAGACGCTGAACCGGCTGCTCTTCGCCGGCCCCACCAAGGACTACCTCAAGAGCAGGGAGACGTACGGCAACGTTTCAGTCCTGGACACCCGTGACTACCTCTACGGCCTGCAGCGCGGCGAGGAGCACGTAATCCAGCTCGAAAAGGGTGTGCGCCTCATCGCGTCCCTGGAAGCTGTGTCCGAGCCCGATGAGAAGGGCATGCGCACGGTCATGTGCACACTGAACGGTCAGTCCCGCCCGGTCTCGGTGCGCGACAAGTCCGTCGTCAGCAACGTGAAGACGGCCGAGAAGGCTGACCCGTCCATCCCGGGCCACGTCGCCGCTCCCTTCGCGGGCGCCGTGACGGTCACCGTCAAGGCGGGCGATACCGTCAACGCAGGCGACACCATTGCCACCATCGAGGCGATGAAGATGGAGGCATCCATCACGACGCCGGTGGGCGGCAAGGTGACGCGGCTGGCCATTTCCGCTGTGGAACAGGTCCAGGGTGGCGACCTGCTGATCGTTGTCGAATAA
- a CDS encoding bifunctional nuclease family protein: MIEVEIVGVRIELPSNQPLVLLREMHGERHVPIWIGTPEASAIALAQQGVVPPRPMTHDLLVDVVETLGHSVVSVNIVAVEDNIFYGQLQFDNGATVSSRASDALAIALRAKCRIWCADSVMDEAGVRITEHDEGEDTEPGPTVEEERELRRFREFLDDVEPEDFDG; this comes from the coding sequence ATGATCGAAGTCGAGATTGTGGGCGTCCGCATCGAACTGCCCTCCAACCAGCCCCTGGTTCTGCTCCGCGAGATGCACGGGGAACGGCACGTTCCCATCTGGATCGGGACTCCCGAGGCAAGCGCCATCGCGCTGGCCCAGCAGGGCGTGGTGCCGCCGCGGCCCATGACGCACGACCTTCTGGTTGATGTCGTGGAGACCCTTGGACATTCCGTGGTCAGCGTGAACATCGTGGCTGTGGAGGACAACATCTTCTACGGCCAGCTCCAGTTCGACAACGGGGCCACGGTGAGCTCGCGGGCGTCGGACGCCCTGGCCATCGCACTGCGTGCCAAATGCCGCATCTGGTGCGCTGACTCCGTCATGGACGAGGCCGGTGTGCGCATCACCGAGCACGATGAAGGCGAGGACACGGAGCCCGGGCCCACCGTGGAGGAAGAGCGCGAGCTGCGCCGGTTCCGGGAGTTCCTGGACGACGTCGAGCCCGAGGATTTCGACGGCTAA
- the gcvH gene encoding glycine cleavage system protein GcvH has protein sequence MSNIPSDLSYTAEHEWVTAPNADGVVRVGITDFAQDALGDVVYAQMPEVGTTVKANDVVGEVESTKSVSDIYAPVSGEIVARNESLDTDSALINSDPYGDGWLIEVKLAEPDAVDSLLSASEYEQQVG, from the coding sequence ATGAGCAACATTCCCTCTGATCTGTCCTACACCGCCGAACACGAATGGGTGACAGCACCGAACGCCGATGGTGTGGTCCGCGTGGGGATCACCGACTTCGCCCAGGACGCCCTCGGGGATGTCGTCTACGCCCAGATGCCCGAAGTTGGCACCACTGTTAAGGCAAACGACGTCGTGGGTGAGGTTGAATCCACCAAGAGCGTCTCCGACATTTACGCGCCTGTCTCCGGCGAGATCGTGGCCCGCAACGAGTCACTGGACACCGATTCGGCACTCATCAACTCCGATCCGTACGGCGACGGCTGGCTCATCGAGGTCAAGCTCGCCGAACCTGATGCAGTGGATTCCCTGCTCAGTGCATCGGAGTACGAACAACAGGTAGGCTAA
- the cmk gene encoding (d)CMP kinase: protein MTQELTETLPALRLGRPLVVAIDGPSGSGKSSVSKEVARRLSLAYLDTGAMYRALTWYCLDRGTDLADASAVELAAEELPLDISTSPHTEFVRVDGTDVTDAIREPAISSAVSAVATTLGARTELIRRQRALIEKHNRRMVVEGRDITTVVAPAAQVRMLLTASEEARLRRRGIQLGGTQSAEQLAAQVTQRDAKDSTVVNFTQAADGVVTLDSSELDFEETVAAALRIVTKVINHE, encoded by the coding sequence AGGAACTGACCGAAACTTTGCCTGCCCTCCGGCTGGGCCGCCCGCTCGTGGTGGCCATTGACGGGCCGTCCGGCTCCGGAAAGTCCAGCGTCAGCAAGGAAGTGGCCCGCCGCCTCAGCCTTGCCTACCTGGACACCGGCGCCATGTACCGGGCCCTCACCTGGTACTGCCTCGACCGCGGAACGGACCTCGCTGACGCCTCCGCCGTCGAGCTGGCTGCCGAAGAACTGCCGCTGGACATCAGCACCAGTCCGCACACCGAGTTTGTGCGGGTCGATGGCACAGACGTTACCGACGCCATCAGGGAACCGGCCATCTCCTCGGCCGTCAGTGCCGTCGCCACCACGCTCGGTGCCCGGACCGAACTCATCCGCCGCCAGCGTGCGCTGATCGAAAAGCACAACCGCCGCATGGTGGTGGAGGGCCGTGACATCACCACCGTCGTCGCCCCGGCTGCCCAGGTCCGCATGCTCCTGACGGCCAGCGAGGAGGCGCGGCTCCGCCGCCGCGGCATCCAGCTCGGCGGAACGCAGAGCGCCGAGCAGCTGGCTGCCCAGGTGACGCAGCGGGACGCGAAGGACTCCACCGTGGTCAACTTCACCCAGGCGGCGGACGGCGTGGTGACACTGGATTCCTCCGAGCTGGATTTCGAGGAAACCGTGGCAGCCGCGCTGCGCATCGTCACCAAGGTCATCAACCATGAGTGA
- a CDS encoding MerR family transcriptional regulator, whose amino-acid sequence MAQPERRGPLVLNIGEVLAQLSDDFPSMTASKIRFLEEKGLINPRRTPAGYRQYSDSDVERLRFVLSLQRDQYLPLKVIKDYLDAIDRGERPENLPPGVTVSPRIVSDELAAELQNKARRLSEEQLRAESGASVPLLQSLLSFGLIGHTDGKFDEHALQVARACVQLESHGLEPRHLRPFQAAAEREFGLVERAVATLTSRRDAASQARAAEAAREISDLCLTLHRALVQDRISRMEI is encoded by the coding sequence ATGGCACAACCGGAGCGCCGGGGACCGCTGGTCCTGAACATCGGGGAAGTGCTCGCTCAGCTGAGCGATGACTTTCCGAGCATGACGGCGTCAAAAATCAGGTTCCTTGAGGAAAAAGGGCTCATCAATCCCCGGCGTACACCCGCGGGCTACCGGCAGTACTCGGACAGCGACGTCGAGCGGCTGCGCTTCGTCCTGTCGCTGCAGCGTGACCAGTACCTGCCGCTGAAGGTCATCAAGGACTACCTTGACGCCATCGACCGGGGCGAGCGGCCCGAGAACCTTCCGCCCGGGGTTACTGTCTCCCCGCGGATCGTCTCGGACGAACTTGCCGCGGAACTGCAGAACAAGGCACGCAGGCTCAGCGAGGAGCAGCTGCGCGCAGAGTCGGGGGCCAGCGTGCCCCTGCTGCAGTCCCTGCTTAGCTTCGGCCTCATCGGGCACACTGACGGCAAGTTCGACGAGCACGCACTCCAGGTGGCCCGCGCCTGCGTCCAGTTGGAGAGCCACGGCCTGGAGCCCCGGCACCTCCGGCCCTTCCAGGCGGCCGCGGAGCGCGAGTTCGGACTCGTGGAACGCGCCGTAGCCACCCTCACCTCGCGCAGGGACGCTGCGTCGCAGGCCCGCGCGGCGGAAGCCGCCCGGGAAATCAGCGACCTTTGCCTCACCCTGCACCGGGCGCTTGTCCAGGACCGTATCTCGCGGATGGAAATCTGA
- the der gene encoding ribosome biogenesis GTPase Der, whose product MSDTTQTSGHSGAGEDEYTPTGTDQVAEHLAAMDDDEAELRAASLRAGLDDYELDEEDAALLSGLHDEDELESPLKLDPVLAIIGRPNVGKSTLVNRILGRREAVVEDTPGVTRDRVMYSANWNGRNFTLVDTGGWEHDARGIHARVAEQAEMAVELADAVLFVVDSAVGATATDEAVVKMLRRSKKPVILVANKVDDFAQEADSAVLWGLGFGEPYPVSALHGRGVADLLDHVMDTLPEFSTVEGVERSGGPRRIALIGRPNVGKSSLLNKLAGSERVVVDNTAGTTRDPVDEFIELGGQTWRFVDTAGIRRRQHMAQGADFYASLRTQSALEKAEVAVVLLAVDEVLSEQDVRILQLAIESGRALVLAFNKWDLLDDERRRYLEREIEQDLAHVEWAPRVNISAKTGWHKDRLVPALELALENWDRRIPTGRLNAFLGELVAAHPHPVRGGKQPRILFGTQASSRPPKFVLFTTGFLDPGYRRFITRRLRETFGFEGTPIEVSMRVREKRGKKR is encoded by the coding sequence ATGAGCGATACGACTCAAACTTCCGGCCACTCCGGCGCCGGCGAAGACGAATACACGCCCACCGGCACCGACCAGGTGGCGGAACATCTGGCGGCCATGGACGACGACGAGGCGGAGCTCCGCGCCGCTTCCCTCCGCGCCGGTCTGGACGACTATGAACTCGACGAGGAAGACGCCGCGCTCCTCAGCGGCCTGCATGACGAGGACGAGCTCGAGAGCCCGCTCAAGCTGGACCCCGTGCTCGCCATCATCGGCCGCCCGAACGTCGGCAAGTCCACCCTTGTGAACCGCATCCTCGGCCGCCGGGAAGCCGTCGTGGAGGACACCCCCGGCGTGACCCGCGACCGAGTCATGTACTCGGCGAACTGGAACGGCCGGAACTTCACCCTGGTGGATACCGGCGGCTGGGAACACGATGCCCGCGGCATCCACGCCCGGGTGGCGGAACAGGCCGAAATGGCCGTGGAGCTGGCGGACGCCGTGCTGTTCGTCGTCGACTCGGCCGTCGGGGCAACCGCCACCGACGAGGCTGTCGTGAAGATGCTCCGCCGGAGCAAGAAGCCGGTCATCCTCGTGGCCAACAAGGTGGACGACTTCGCCCAGGAAGCCGACTCCGCAGTCCTGTGGGGCCTGGGCTTCGGCGAGCCGTACCCCGTCTCCGCGCTCCACGGCCGCGGCGTGGCCGACCTGCTGGACCACGTCATGGACACCCTTCCGGAGTTCTCCACGGTCGAGGGCGTCGAACGCTCCGGCGGCCCGCGCCGGATCGCCCTGATCGGACGCCCCAACGTGGGCAAGTCCTCGCTGCTGAACAAGCTGGCCGGCTCCGAACGTGTGGTGGTGGACAACACCGCCGGCACCACCCGCGACCCGGTTGACGAGTTCATCGAGCTCGGCGGCCAGACCTGGCGCTTTGTGGACACCGCCGGCATCCGCCGGCGCCAGCACATGGCGCAGGGCGCCGACTTCTATGCCTCCCTGCGGACCCAGAGTGCGCTGGAAAAGGCGGAGGTCGCCGTCGTTCTTCTTGCTGTTGACGAAGTGCTCAGCGAACAGGACGTCCGCATCCTGCAGCTGGCCATCGAATCGGGGCGTGCCCTGGTGCTCGCGTTCAACAAATGGGACCTTCTCGACGACGAACGCCGGCGGTACCTGGAACGCGAAATCGAGCAGGACCTGGCCCACGTGGAGTGGGCGCCGCGCGTCAACATTTCCGCCAAGACCGGCTGGCACAAGGACCGCCTGGTGCCGGCGCTGGAGCTGGCGCTGGAAAACTGGGACCGGCGCATTCCCACCGGACGGCTCAATGCCTTCCTGGGCGAGCTGGTGGCGGCACACCCGCACCCGGTCCGCGGCGGCAAGCAGCCCCGCATCCTCTTCGGCACGCAGGCCTCCAGCCGGCCGCCGAAATTCGTCCTGTTCACCACGGGATTCCTGGACCCCGGCTACCGCCGGTTCATCACCCGCCGCCTGCGGGAAACCTTTGGCTTCGAGGGGACACCCATTGAAGTCAGCATGCGTGTGCGTGAAAAGCGCGGCAAGAAGCGTTAA